In a genomic window of Ralstonia insidiosa:
- a CDS encoding winged helix-turn-helix transcriptional regulator: MADTQQAHEKGAEHAIEVEACPSTRALELVASKWALRIFPALENGPVRNNELLRRVGDGISQKMLTQTLRELEANGLILRTIYDSVPPHVEYRLSPLGESLNRTLMGLDDWVKTHWQEMERIRAAQVDSE; encoded by the coding sequence ATTGCCGACACTCAGCAAGCGCATGAGAAGGGCGCGGAACACGCCATCGAAGTGGAGGCTTGCCCATCGACGCGCGCCCTGGAACTGGTGGCGAGCAAATGGGCGCTGCGTATCTTCCCCGCATTGGAAAACGGCCCGGTGCGCAACAACGAACTCCTGCGCCGCGTGGGCGACGGCATCTCACAGAAGATGCTCACGCAGACCTTGCGCGAGCTGGAAGCCAACGGCCTCATCCTGCGCACCATCTACGACAGCGTGCCCCCGCACGTGGAATACCGCCTGAGCCCCCTGGGCGAATCGCTCAACCGCACGCTCATGGGCTTGGACGATTGGGTGAAGACACATTGGCAGGAAATGGAACGGATTCGCGCCGCGCAGGTCGATTCCGAGTGA